In Pseudomonas fluorescens NCIMB 11764, a single window of DNA contains:
- a CDS encoding phosphoribosylanthranilate isomerase has product MSAVRSKICGITRIEDALAAVEAGADAIGFVFYAKSPRAVTFQQARDIIRALPPFVTTVGLFVNVSRCELGELLDAVPLDLLQFHGDETAADCEGWHRPYIKALRVKAGDDIAAACNAFPSASGILLDAYVEGVPGGTGEAFDWSLIPQGLSKPIILAGGLTPDNVAEAIARVRPYAVDVSGGVEASRGIKDHAKIQAFIKAVRSST; this is encoded by the coding sequence ATGTCAGCCGTTCGCAGCAAGATTTGCGGGATTACCCGCATAGAAGATGCGTTGGCGGCAGTCGAGGCCGGGGCTGATGCCATCGGGTTTGTGTTTTACGCCAAGAGCCCACGGGCCGTGACGTTTCAGCAGGCGCGCGACATCATCAGGGCGCTGCCGCCGTTCGTGACCACTGTGGGGTTGTTCGTCAACGTCAGCCGTTGCGAGTTGGGCGAACTGCTCGATGCCGTGCCGCTGGACTTGCTGCAGTTCCATGGCGACGAAACCGCTGCCGATTGTGAGGGGTGGCACCGGCCGTACATCAAGGCGCTGCGGGTCAAGGCCGGCGACGACATTGCCGCGGCATGCAATGCGTTCCCAAGTGCCAGCGGTATCCTGCTCGACGCTTACGTTGAAGGCGTACCCGGCGGAACCGGCGAAGCATTCGACTGGTCTCTGATACCTCAAGGCTTGAGCAAACCGATCATCCTGGCGGGCGGCTTGACGCCGGATAACGTCGCCGAGGCGATTGCCCGGGTTCGGCCTTACGCCGTGGACGTCAGCGGTGGGGTGGAGGCGAGCAGGGGCATCAAGGATCACGCAAAGATTCAGGCATTCATCAAGGCTGTACGCAGTAGCACGTAG
- a CDS encoding SPOR domain-containing protein codes for MALLDKAYKQRMVGALVLVALAVIFLPMLFSRQDEQRQVTVEAPAAPQVPAVPQVQVEPVVVPEPQALPQEPVPSDDEIAQQEEPEMPIAPTAPVAPAPAPAAKPVTPPPAPAPVNKPTTAPSQPITAAPGKPDTTQSRVDANGLSVSWSVQLASLSNRASAENLQKNLRSQGYNAYIRTADGKNRVFVGPLIERAEADRLRDLLNRQQNLKGFVVRFQPERG; via the coding sequence ATGGCATTGCTGGATAAGGCCTACAAACAGCGCATGGTCGGCGCCCTGGTGCTGGTGGCACTGGCAGTGATTTTCCTGCCGATGCTGTTTTCCCGTCAGGATGAGCAGCGTCAGGTCACGGTCGAAGCGCCGGCTGCGCCGCAAGTGCCTGCGGTGCCGCAGGTTCAGGTTGAGCCGGTGGTCGTGCCTGAGCCTCAAGCCTTGCCGCAAGAGCCTGTGCCGAGTGATGACGAAATCGCCCAGCAGGAAGAGCCAGAGATGCCGATCGCACCGACGGCTCCCGTTGCGCCTGCACCTGCGCCCGCCGCCAAGCCGGTTACACCGCCTCCGGCACCGGCTCCGGTCAACAAACCAACGACTGCGCCAAGCCAGCCGATCACTGCCGCACCGGGTAAACCGGACACGACGCAAAGCCGCGTCGACGCCAATGGCCTGTCGGTCAGCTGGTCCGTGCAACTGGCCAGCCTGTCGAATCGTGCCAGCGCTGAAAATCTGCAAAAAAACCTGCGCAGCCAGGGTTACAACGCCTACATTCGCACGGCTGACGGCAAGAATCGGGTATTCGTCGGGCCGCTGATCGAGCGGGCAGAAGCCGATCGTCTGCGTGACTTGTTGAACCGTCAGCAGAACCTCAAGGGTTTTGTGGTGCGCTTCCAGCCTGAGCGCGGTTAA
- the truA gene encoding tRNA pseudouridine(38-40) synthase TruA, whose translation MAADGFFRIALGVEYKGSRFRGWQRQASGVLTVQETLEKALSKVADSPVSLLCAGRTDAGVHACGQVVHFDTQVERSMKAWVMGANINLPHDVSVSWAKVMPAHFHARFKAIARRYRYVIYNDQIRPAHLNEEITWNHRPLDAERMAEAAQYLVGTHDFSAFRAGQCQAKSPIKELHHLRVTRHGKMIVLDIRASAFLHHMVRNIAGVLMTIGAGERPVEWMKEVLESRIRRSGGVTAHPFGLYLVQVEYRDEFELPERYIGPHFLTGFAELDG comes from the coding sequence ATGGCGGCTGACGGCTTTTTCCGCATCGCCTTGGGCGTTGAATACAAAGGCTCGCGTTTTCGCGGCTGGCAGCGTCAGGCGTCCGGTGTGCTCACAGTGCAGGAGACCCTGGAAAAGGCCTTGTCCAAAGTCGCCGACTCACCGGTGTCGCTGCTCTGCGCCGGGCGCACGGATGCGGGCGTGCATGCCTGCGGTCAGGTGGTGCATTTCGACACGCAAGTCGAGCGTTCGATGAAAGCCTGGGTCATGGGCGCCAACATCAACTTGCCCCACGACGTCAGCGTCAGTTGGGCCAAGGTCATGCCCGCGCATTTCCATGCTCGGTTCAAGGCCATCGCCCGGCGCTATCGCTACGTGATCTACAACGACCAGATCCGCCCGGCGCACCTGAACGAAGAAATCACCTGGAATCACCGCCCCCTCGACGCCGAGCGCATGGCCGAGGCCGCGCAGTACCTGGTCGGCACCCACGACTTCAGTGCTTTTCGTGCGGGTCAGTGCCAGGCCAAGTCGCCGATCAAGGAATTGCATCACCTGCGTGTCACGCGCCACGGCAAGATGATCGTGCTGGATATTCGCGCCAGCGCTTTCCTGCACCACATGGTGCGCAACATTGCCGGAGTACTGATGACCATCGGTGCCGGCGAGCGTCCGGTGGAGTGGATGAAGGAAGTGCTGGAGAGCCGGATTCGCCGTTCCGGCGGGGTGACGGCGCATCCATTCGGCCTGTACCTGGTGCAGGTCGAGTACCGCGACGAGTTCGAATTGCCCGAGCGTTACATCGGTCCACACTTCTTGACCGGTTTCGCCGAACTTGACGGCTGA
- the purF gene encoding amidophosphoribosyltransferase — MCGIVGIVGKSNVNQALYDALTVLQHRGQDAAGIVTSHDGRLFLRKDNGLVRDVFHQRHMQRLVGHMGIGHVRYPTAGSSTSAEAQPFYVNSPYGITLAHNGNLTNVEQLAKEIYESDLRHVNTNSDSEVLLNVFAHELAQRGKLQPTEEDVFAAVTDVHNRCVGGYAVVAMVTGYGIVGFRDPHGIRPIVFGQRHTDEGVEYMIASESVSLDVLGFTLIRDLAPGEAVYITEDGKLHTRQCATNPSLTPCIFEHVYLARPDSIIDGVSVYKARLRMGEKLAEKILRERPDHDIDVVIPIPDTSRTAALELANHLGVKFREGFVKNRYIGRTFIMPGQAARKKSVRQKLNAIELEFRGKNVMLVDDSIVRGTTCKQIIQMAREAGAKNVYFCSAAPAVRYPNVYGIDMPSAHELIAHNRSTQDVADLIGADWLIYQDLPDLIEAVGGGKIKIEKFDCAVFDGQYVTGDVDEAYLNKIEQARNDASKVKTQAVSAIIDLYNN; from the coding sequence ATGTGTGGCATCGTCGGTATCGTCGGTAAGTCGAACGTCAATCAGGCGCTGTATGACGCGCTAACCGTCCTCCAGCACCGCGGCCAGGACGCTGCCGGTATCGTGACCAGCCATGACGGCCGGTTATTCCTGCGCAAGGACAATGGCCTGGTGCGTGACGTGTTCCATCAGCGTCACATGCAGCGTCTGGTCGGCCACATGGGCATTGGCCATGTGCGCTATCCGACCGCGGGCAGCTCGACCTCGGCCGAAGCTCAACCGTTTTACGTCAACTCGCCTTACGGCATCACCCTGGCGCACAACGGTAACCTGACCAACGTTGAACAGCTGGCCAAGGAGATTTACGAATCTGACCTTCGCCACGTCAACACCAACTCCGATTCGGAAGTGCTGCTGAACGTGTTCGCGCACGAACTGGCCCAGCGCGGCAAGCTGCAGCCGACCGAAGAAGACGTGTTCGCTGCCGTCACTGACGTGCACAACCGCTGCGTCGGTGGTTACGCCGTCGTGGCGATGGTGACCGGCTACGGCATCGTCGGTTTCCGCGACCCGCACGGCATCCGCCCGATCGTCTTCGGCCAGCGTCACACCGACGAAGGCGTCGAGTACATGATCGCCTCCGAAAGCGTGTCCCTGGACGTGCTCGGTTTCACCCTGATTCGCGACCTGGCACCAGGCGAAGCGGTCTACATCACTGAAGACGGCAAGCTGCACACCCGTCAGTGCGCGACCAACCCGTCCCTGACTCCTTGCATCTTCGAGCACGTCTACCTGGCGCGCCCGGACTCGATCATCGACGGCGTGTCGGTCTATAAAGCCCGTCTGCGCATGGGTGAGAAGCTCGCCGAGAAGATCCTGCGCGAGCGTCCGGATCACGACATCGACGTGGTCATCCCGATTCCGGACACCAGCCGCACCGCAGCGCTGGAGCTGGCGAACCACCTGGGCGTCAAGTTCCGCGAAGGCTTCGTGAAGAACCGCTACATCGGCCGTACTTTCATCATGCCGGGCCAGGCCGCACGGAAAAAGTCGGTACGCCAGAAGCTCAACGCCATCGAGCTGGAGTTCCGCGGCAAGAACGTGATGCTGGTGGACGACTCGATCGTTCGCGGCACGACTTGCAAGCAGATCATCCAGATGGCCCGCGAAGCCGGCGCCAAGAACGTCTACTTCTGCTCCGCGGCGCCGGCCGTTCGCTACCCGAACGTCTACGGCATCGACATGCCGAGCGCTCACGAGCTGATCGCGCATAACCGTTCGACTCAGGACGTAGCGGATCTGATCGGCGCAGACTGGCTGATCTATCAGGATTTGCCTGACTTGATCGAAGCGGTGGGTGGCGGCAAGATCAAGATCGAGAAGTTCGATTGTGCGGTGTTCGACGGCCAGTACGTGACCGGCGACGTCGACGAGGCTTACCTGAACAAGATCGAGCAGGCACGTAACGATGCCTCCAAGGTCAAGACGCAGGCAGTCAGCGCGATCATCGATCTGTACAACAACTGA
- the accD gene encoding acetyl-CoA carboxylase, carboxyltransferase subunit beta, which yields MSNWLVDKLIPSIMRSEVKKSSVPEGLWHKCPSCEAVLYRPELEKTLDVCPKCNHHMRIGARARIDIFLDAEGRSELGADLEPVDRLKFRDGKKYKDRLTAAQKQTGEKDALISMSGTLLGMPVVVSAFEFSFMGGSMGAIVGERFVRAANYALENKCPMICFAASGGARMQEALISLMQMAKTSAVLARLREEGIPFISVLTDPVYGGVSASLAMLGDVIVGEPKALIGFAGPRVIEQTVREKLPEGFQRSEFLLEHGAIDMIIHRQELRPRLGNLLAQLTGKPTPKFVAAPIEPIVVPPVPANI from the coding sequence ATGAGCAACTGGTTAGTAGACAAACTGATCCCTTCGATCATGCGTTCCGAGGTCAAGAAGAGCTCGGTGCCTGAAGGTCTGTGGCACAAATGCCCGTCTTGCGAGGCTGTGCTGTATCGTCCGGAGCTGGAAAAGACCCTGGACGTTTGCCCCAAGTGCAACCATCACATGCGTATCGGCGCGCGCGCCCGTATCGACATTTTCCTCGACGCCGAAGGCCGCAGCGAGCTGGGTGCGGACCTGGAGCCGGTCGACCGCCTGAAATTCCGTGACGGCAAGAAGTACAAGGACCGTCTGACCGCAGCGCAAAAGCAGACGGGCGAGAAAGACGCACTGATCTCCATGAGCGGCACGCTGCTGGGTATGCCGGTGGTGGTTTCGGCTTTTGAATTCTCCTTCATGGGCGGTTCCATGGGTGCCATCGTCGGTGAGCGCTTCGTGCGCGCCGCCAACTACGCCCTGGAAAACAAATGCCCGATGATCTGCTTCGCCGCTTCCGGTGGTGCGCGGATGCAGGAAGCCCTGATTTCCCTGATGCAAATGGCCAAGACCTCCGCGGTGCTGGCGCGTCTGCGTGAAGAAGGCATTCCGTTCATCTCCGTGCTGACCGATCCGGTCTACGGCGGCGTTTCCGCCAGCCTGGCGATGCTCGGCGACGTGATCGTCGGCGAGCCGAAAGCCCTGATCGGCTTCGCCGGTCCGCGTGTGATCGAGCAAACCGTTCGCGAAAAACTGCCGGAAGGCTTCCAGCGCAGTGAATTCCTGCTGGAGCACGGTGCGATCGACATGATCATTCATCGTCAGGAACTGCGTCCGCGTCTGGGCAACCTGTTGGCGCAACTGACCGGCAAGCCGACGCCGAAATTCGTTGCTGCACCCATCGAGCCGATCGTGGTTCCACCGGTGCCAGCCAACATATGA
- a CDS encoding FimV/HubP family polar landmark protein: MVQVRKLVLAIAAASALSSGMAHALGLGELTLKSSVNQPLVAEIELLDVKELTAAEVVPSLASPEDFAKAGVDRQAFLNDLSFTPVLNASGKSVLRVTSSKPLSEPMVKFLVQVMWPNGRLLRDYSVLLDPSKFSPQTAEAAAQPAPTQTVTAPVTGAAKPTEYTTTPRDTLWEIAAKARNGGSVQQTMLAIQALNPDAFINGNINLLKTGQVLRLPDQAQATSVPQPKAIAEVAAQNTAWRQGRRYVAKPGTGQQQLDATKRARGEGTPAQAAKDNLSLVSAESGKAGGKGAGGDAKALNNKLAVTQESLDTTRRDNAELKSRMTDLQSQLDKLQRLIELKNNQLAKLQAEGAAGAPAAATTAPAISAELSPTPAPVEGAPATPAPSATAPEATPAPAETPAEPAPATSDDQKFNELLTNPWLLGMVGGGAVVLLLLLLLLARRRKAQQEAEKHLRMARALSEEQEFSADLDLPESSFEGLEVPPPSVKLATAPAPAPAPTPAPAPVIAPVVVTPPIAAPLVAPAADRDDDVLTKAQSHMAAGRLNQAAALLEDGIKQEPQRSDLRLKLMEVYGQQGDRDAFVAQERQLVANGENFARVEELKSRFPAMAVVVAGGLAAAAVAAELDAQYVKDLLMDEPEAPAPAPALADDDFDSAFDLSLDDLENASPAVAEPEPTPSPEALAELDEFPLDDDLSFESVLQQQTEIKENLDDLSDFDLDMDLGGDASPATLAEDDFLLSLDDDVKDLPAAEAPVVPEVALDDLELPADFDLSLADEMDAPDAFAAELDDVNAELDRLSQSISEPTFTAEDALASAADEPEFDFLSGTDEVATKLDLAQAYIDMGDADGARDILNEVVTEGDAGQKSEAKEMLARLA, encoded by the coding sequence ATGGTTCAAGTTCGCAAACTGGTGTTAGCAATAGCGGCCGCCTCGGCGCTGTCCTCCGGTATGGCGCATGCCCTCGGACTCGGGGAGCTGACCCTGAAGTCGTCGGTGAACCAGCCGCTGGTGGCGGAAATCGAATTGCTCGACGTCAAGGAACTCACCGCTGCCGAAGTGGTGCCGAGCCTGGCGTCGCCCGAAGATTTCGCCAAGGCCGGTGTCGACCGCCAGGCATTCCTCAATGACCTGAGCTTCACCCCGGTGCTCAACGCCAGTGGTAAAAGCGTCCTGCGTGTGACCTCCAGCAAGCCGCTGTCCGAACCGATGGTGAAATTCCTGGTTCAGGTGATGTGGCCCAATGGTCGCCTGCTGCGCGATTACAGTGTGCTGCTCGATCCATCCAAATTCTCGCCGCAAACCGCTGAAGCGGCTGCGCAACCGGCGCCGACCCAGACGGTCACTGCCCCCGTGACGGGCGCCGCCAAACCGACCGAATACACCACCACGCCGCGCGATACCCTGTGGGAAATCGCTGCGAAGGCGCGTAATGGCGGCTCGGTTCAGCAAACCATGCTGGCCATCCAGGCGCTGAATCCGGATGCGTTCATCAACGGCAACATCAACCTGCTGAAGACCGGTCAGGTCCTGCGCCTGCCGGATCAGGCGCAGGCCACCAGTGTGCCGCAACCCAAAGCCATTGCTGAAGTCGCCGCGCAGAACACCGCGTGGCGTCAGGGCCGTCGCTATGTAGCCAAGCCTGGAACAGGGCAGCAGCAACTCGACGCGACCAAACGCGCTCGCGGTGAAGGCACTCCTGCGCAGGCTGCCAAGGACAATTTGAGCCTGGTGTCCGCCGAGTCCGGCAAGGCCGGTGGCAAAGGTGCGGGCGGCGACGCCAAAGCCTTGAACAACAAGCTGGCCGTGACCCAGGAAAGCCTCGACACGACCCGTCGTGACAACGCTGAACTGAAAAGCCGCATGACCGATCTGCAAAGTCAGCTGGACAAGCTGCAACGCCTGATCGAGCTGAAGAACAATCAACTGGCCAAGTTACAGGCTGAAGGTGCTGCGGGTGCGCCGGCTGCTGCGACGACGGCGCCGGCCATCTCGGCCGAATTGAGCCCGACCCCTGCGCCTGTCGAAGGCGCGCCGGCGACGCCAGCCCCTTCGGCGACGGCCCCTGAAGCAACGCCGGCCCCGGCCGAGACGCCTGCCGAGCCAGCGCCTGCAACATCTGACGACCAGAAGTTTAATGAACTGCTGACCAATCCGTGGTTGCTGGGCATGGTCGGTGGCGGGGCGGTGGTTCTGCTGCTGTTGCTGCTATTGCTGGCCCGTCGCCGCAAAGCCCAGCAGGAAGCCGAGAAGCACCTGCGCATGGCGCGTGCGTTGTCCGAGGAGCAGGAGTTCTCTGCTGATCTGGACTTGCCTGAAAGCAGCTTTGAAGGTCTGGAAGTGCCGCCGCCAAGCGTGAAGCTCGCGACTGCACCGGCTCCTGCGCCAGCGCCGACCCCGGCACCGGCTCCAGTGATTGCACCGGTGGTGGTAACGCCACCGATCGCCGCGCCACTGGTCGCGCCTGCCGCTGATCGCGATGACGACGTGCTGACCAAGGCGCAGTCGCACATGGCTGCCGGTCGCCTGAATCAGGCGGCTGCGTTGCTGGAAGACGGCATCAAACAAGAACCTCAGCGCAGTGACCTGCGTCTGAAGCTGATGGAAGTCTACGGTCAGCAGGGCGATCGCGATGCGTTCGTGGCCCAGGAGCGTCAGCTCGTGGCCAACGGCGAAAACTTTGCCCGTGTCGAAGAGCTGAAAAGCCGCTTCCCGGCCATGGCGGTCGTCGTGGCGGGTGGCCTGGCGGCTGCGGCTGTCGCCGCCGAACTGGACGCCCAGTACGTCAAGGACCTGCTGATGGACGAGCCCGAAGCCCCGGCCCCGGCCCCGGCACTGGCTGATGACGATTTCGATAGCGCGTTTGATCTGAGTCTGGATGATCTGGAAAATGCTTCTCCGGCGGTGGCTGAGCCTGAGCCGACGCCTTCGCCAGAGGCTTTGGCCGAACTGGATGAATTCCCGCTGGACGACGACCTGAGCTTTGAGTCGGTGCTGCAGCAGCAGACTGAAATCAAGGAAAATCTCGACGACCTGTCGGACTTCGACCTGGACATGGACCTCGGTGGCGACGCGTCGCCAGCGACCCTCGCTGAAGACGATTTCCTGTTGAGCCTGGATGACGACGTCAAGGACCTGCCTGCCGCTGAAGCGCCGGTCGTTCCTGAGGTGGCGCTGGACGATCTGGAGCTGCCGGCTGATTTCGATCTGTCGCTGGCCGATGAAATGGATGCTCCGGACGCCTTCGCGGCAGAGCTGGATGACGTCAACGCCGAGCTGGATCGTCTGTCCCAGAGCATCAGCGAGCCGACCTTCACCGCGGAAGACGCATTGGCCTCCGCCGCGGACGAACCGGAATTCGATTTCCTCTCTGGCACCGACGAAGTCGCCACCAAACTCGACCTGGCCCAGGCCTACATCGACATGGGCGACGCCGACGGCGCACGGGACATCCTCAACGAAGTCGTGACCGAAGGTGATGCGGGTCAGAAGAGCGAAGCCAAGGAAATGCTTGCGCGTCTGGCTTGA
- a CDS encoding CvpA family protein, whose product MPFTWVDWAIVAIIAISALISLSRGFVKEALSLVTWIIAGVVAWMFGGALSEYLAGYIETPSARVIAGCAIMFVATLIVGAMINYLIGELVRVTGLSGTDRFLGMAFGAARGVLLVVVAVGLLSLGPVQQDGWWQQSQLVPKFLLVADWSKNLILGWSSQWLASGISVPAEIPFKEHLLPTAKTPQ is encoded by the coding sequence GTGCCATTTACCTGGGTTGACTGGGCGATCGTTGCAATCATCGCCATCTCCGCATTGATCAGTCTGAGCCGCGGCTTCGTCAAGGAAGCATTATCGCTGGTGACCTGGATCATCGCAGGAGTCGTTGCCTGGATGTTCGGTGGTGCATTGTCCGAGTACCTCGCCGGATACATCGAAACGCCATCGGCTCGCGTGATCGCGGGCTGCGCAATAATGTTTGTCGCCACGCTGATCGTAGGCGCAATGATCAATTATCTTATCGGCGAGTTGGTTCGCGTTACCGGGTTGTCCGGGACCGATCGATTCCTCGGCATGGCCTTCGGCGCTGCGCGTGGCGTGTTGCTGGTGGTCGTGGCGGTCGGGCTGTTGAGCCTGGGGCCGGTACAGCAGGACGGGTGGTGGCAACAGTCGCAGCTCGTGCCAAAATTTCTATTGGTCGCAGACTGGTCCAAAAACCTGATCCTCGGGTGGAGCAGTCAGTGGCTTGCCAGCGGTATCAGCGTACCCGCTGAAATACCGTTCAAGGAGCACCTCTTGCCGACGGCCAAAACGCCTCAGTGA
- a CDS encoding aspartate-semialdehyde dehydrogenase, translating to MSQSFDIAVIGATGTVGETLVQILEERDFPVGNLHLLASSESAGHSVPFRGKNVRVREVDEFDFSKVQLVFFAAGPAVTLSFASRATAAGCSLIDLSGALPADQAPQVVPEANARVLAGLKKPFQVSSPSPSATTLAVVLAPLLGLLDLQRVNVTASLAVSAQGREAVTELARQTAELLNVRPLEPTFFDRQMAFNLLAQVGKPDDQGHTLLEKRLVRELRQVMALPLLKISVTCIQAPVFFGDSFSVTLQSASVVDLAKINEALEDAPGVELVEAGDYPTAVGDAVGQDVVYVGRVRAGIDDPSELNLWLTSDNVRKGAALNAVQVAELLIKDLL from the coding sequence ATGAGCCAGTCCTTTGATATTGCCGTGATCGGCGCCACCGGTACTGTTGGCGAAACGCTGGTGCAGATACTCGAAGAACGCGACTTTCCGGTCGGCAATTTGCACCTGCTGGCCAGTAGCGAATCCGCCGGGCATTCGGTGCCGTTTCGCGGCAAGAACGTGCGGGTGCGGGAAGTCGATGAGTTCGACTTCAGCAAAGTGCAGTTGGTGTTTTTCGCCGCAGGCCCGGCGGTGACCTTGAGTTTCGCCTCGCGCGCCACGGCCGCCGGGTGCTCGCTGATCGATCTGTCCGGCGCCTTGCCGGCCGATCAGGCGCCGCAAGTGGTGCCGGAAGCCAATGCCCGGGTGTTGGCCGGCCTGAAAAAGCCATTCCAGGTCAGCAGCCCAAGCCCGTCGGCCACCACATTGGCCGTGGTGCTCGCACCGTTGCTTGGTCTGCTCGACTTGCAACGCGTCAATGTGACCGCCAGTCTGGCCGTTTCTGCCCAGGGCCGCGAAGCCGTTACTGAGCTGGCACGCCAAACCGCAGAACTGCTCAATGTGCGTCCGCTGGAGCCGACTTTTTTCGATCGGCAGATGGCTTTCAACCTGCTGGCGCAAGTCGGCAAGCCGGATGATCAAGGCCATACGCTGCTGGAAAAACGTCTGGTGCGTGAGCTGCGTCAGGTCATGGCTTTGCCTTTATTAAAGATTTCCGTCACTTGCATTCAAGCCCCGGTGTTTTTTGGCGATAGCTTTAGTGTGACCTTGCAGTCAGCAAGCGTCGTGGACCTGGCAAAAATCAACGAAGCGCTGGAAGACGCACCCGGTGTAGAGCTGGTGGAAGCCGGTGATTACCCGACCGCTGTCGGCGATGCGGTAGGGCAGGATGTGGTCTACGTCGGTCGGGTTCGCGCTGGAATCGACGACCCGTCGGAACTTAATTTGTGGCTGACGTCAGATAACGTACGCAAAGGCGCGGCGCTCAATGCTGTGCAGGTGGCTGAATTGTTGATAAAAGACCTGCTGTAA
- the folC gene encoding bifunctional tetrahydrofolate synthase/dihydrofolate synthase — MTERTLGEWLAYLEQLHPSAIDMGLERSQQVASRMGLGKPAPRVITVTGTNGKGSTCAFVASLLRAQGLKVGVYNSPHLLRYNERVQVNGVEATDAELCEAFAAVEAGRGETSLTYFEMGTLAAFWLFQRSGLDAVVLEVGLGGRLDTVNVVDADMALVTSIGVDHADYLGDTRESVAFEKAGIFRQGAPALCGDLNPPQPLLDKARELACPFFLRGRDFDLGVTDHNWQWRGLDAQGRVVELHDLPLLDLPMENAALALQAYLLLGLPWVDAQIIAALKATRVVGRLDRRQFDWQGKRLNLLLDVGHNPHAAEYLARRLASRPPVGRRLAVFGLLADKDLDGVVSELNASVQHWAVAPLDSPRARPVADLHGSLQNLGASVTSYDSVAAALEGQCAQATSDDEILLFGSFYCVAEALEWLARRSTEEAANGIAG, encoded by the coding sequence ATGACTGAACGTACCCTTGGCGAGTGGCTCGCCTACCTTGAGCAGTTGCACCCTTCGGCCATCGACATGGGCCTTGAGCGCTCGCAACAGGTAGCGTCCCGCATGGGGCTGGGCAAGCCGGCGCCTCGGGTGATCACGGTCACTGGCACCAACGGCAAGGGTTCTACCTGCGCATTCGTGGCTTCGTTGCTGCGGGCGCAGGGTCTGAAAGTCGGTGTCTACAATTCCCCGCATCTGCTGCGTTACAACGAGCGGGTGCAGGTCAACGGCGTCGAAGCGACTGACGCTGAGCTGTGCGAGGCCTTTGCTGCGGTAGAGGCGGGGCGTGGCGAGACTTCCCTGACCTATTTCGAAATGGGCACCCTGGCGGCGTTCTGGCTGTTTCAACGGTCCGGGCTTGATGCCGTGGTGCTGGAAGTCGGCCTGGGCGGACGTCTGGACACGGTCAACGTGGTGGATGCCGACATGGCGCTGGTGACCAGCATCGGCGTTGATCACGCCGATTATCTGGGTGACACCCGTGAGTCCGTGGCTTTTGAGAAAGCCGGCATCTTCCGCCAGGGCGCGCCTGCGCTCTGTGGCGATCTGAATCCTCCTCAACCTCTGCTGGACAAGGCGCGCGAGCTGGCCTGCCCGTTTTTCCTGCGGGGTCGTGATTTTGACCTCGGCGTTACCGATCACAACTGGCAATGGCGCGGTCTCGACGCTCAGGGGCGAGTAGTCGAGTTGCATGATCTGCCACTGCTCGATCTGCCGATGGAAAATGCCGCACTGGCGCTACAGGCTTATCTGTTGCTCGGTTTGCCTTGGGTGGACGCGCAGATTATTGCTGCGCTGAAGGCCACGCGGGTTGTCGGTCGTCTCGATCGCCGCCAGTTTGACTGGCAAGGCAAGCGCCTGAACCTGTTGCTGGATGTGGGGCATAACCCCCACGCAGCCGAATACCTGGCCCGCCGTCTGGCCAGTCGTCCACCGGTCGGCAGGCGTCTGGCGGTGTTCGGGTTGTTGGCGGACAAGGATCTGGATGGTGTTGTCAGCGAATTGAATGCTAGTGTCCAGCACTGGGCTGTTGCGCCGCTGGATTCACCGCGGGCGCGGCCGGTTGCCGATTTGCATGGGTCGTTGCAGAACCTTGGTGCTTCGGTAACGTCCTATGACAGCGTGGCCGCTGCCCTGGAAGGGCAGTGCGCGCAAGCGACGAGCGACGACGAGATTCTGTTGTTCGGATCATTTTATTGTGTCGCCGAGGCCCTTGAATGGCTGGCCCGGCGCTCCACGGAGGAAGCGGCAAATGGCATTGCTGGATAA